One Nonomuraea angiospora DNA segment encodes these proteins:
- a CDS encoding MocR-like pyridoxine biosynthesis transcription factor PdxR, which yields MRKDWAGSGVDLHLEVAAGGGRRRGLEEALRRAVRDGRLPRGTRLPSTRSLAAELGLSRGTVSAAYDQLVAEGYLATRPGSATEVADVSPATPSDPRLSSEPPPAPPYDLRLPAGPSKTPPYDLRLPAGPSTTPLHDLRPGQPDLSAFPARAWLRATRHVLSTAPAEVLGPCDPRGRIELRAALAGYLARTRGVLTTPDLIVVTTGFVQALNLIVQVVDGPIATEEPGHDFYREVLRRAGRQTVPLPVDGLGAQVDTLTGATAAAVVTPAHQYPTGVPLHPARRRALREWGGLVVEDDYDGEFRYDRQPVGAFQGTAPDRVVYVGTTSEALAPALRLGWMAVPPSLIGPVAEAKLHADAHTEVLGQLVLARLIETHDYDRHIRAARLRYRRRRELLLARLGPGPGQPLPGVALPGVAAGLRALLLLPEAGPAEGELLAECERRGIALRAASPLWRGDGPGGLLVGYAAPSERAYPRALEALAGALAGT from the coding sequence GTGCGCAAAGATTGGGCCGGTTCCGGAGTGGACCTGCATCTGGAGGTCGCCGCCGGCGGCGGGCGGCGGCGCGGGCTGGAGGAGGCGCTGCGGCGGGCGGTGCGGGACGGGCGGCTGCCGCGCGGCACGCGGCTGCCTTCGACGCGGTCGCTGGCGGCGGAGCTGGGGCTGTCGCGCGGCACGGTGAGCGCGGCCTACGACCAGCTCGTCGCCGAGGGCTACCTGGCCACCCGCCCGGGCTCGGCCACCGAGGTCGCCGACGTGTCCCCCGCGACGCCATCCGATCCACGGCTGTCCTCCGAGCCTCCTCCGGCGCCGCCGTATGACCTGCGGCTGCCGGCCGGGCCCTCCAAGACGCCGCCGTATGACCTGCGGCTGCCGGCCGGGCCCTCCACGACGCCGCTGCATGACCTGCGGCCGGGGCAGCCCGACCTGTCGGCGTTTCCGGCGCGGGCCTGGTTGCGGGCCACCCGGCACGTGCTCTCCACCGCGCCCGCCGAGGTCCTCGGCCCGTGCGACCCGCGCGGCCGGATCGAGCTGCGGGCGGCGCTGGCCGGCTACCTCGCCAGGACGCGCGGGGTGCTCACCACGCCGGACCTGATCGTGGTCACGACGGGGTTCGTCCAGGCGCTCAACCTGATCGTCCAGGTGGTCGACGGCCCGATCGCCACCGAGGAGCCGGGGCACGACTTCTACCGCGAGGTGCTGCGCCGGGCCGGGCGCCAGACCGTACCGCTGCCCGTGGACGGGCTGGGCGCCCAGGTGGACACGCTCACCGGCGCCACCGCGGCGGCCGTCGTCACGCCCGCGCACCAGTACCCCACGGGCGTCCCCCTGCACCCCGCCCGCCGCCGCGCGCTGCGCGAGTGGGGCGGGCTCGTCGTGGAGGACGACTACGACGGGGAGTTCCGCTACGACCGGCAGCCGGTCGGCGCGTTCCAGGGGACCGCGCCCGATCGGGTCGTGTACGTCGGCACCACCTCCGAGGCCCTCGCCCCGGCCCTGCGCCTGGGCTGGATGGCGGTGCCGCCCTCCCTGATCGGCCCCGTGGCCGAGGCCAAGCTGCACGCCGACGCCCACACCGAGGTGCTCGGCCAGCTCGTGCTGGCGAGGCTGATCGAGACCCACGACTACGACCGCCACATCCGCGCCGCCCGCCTGCGCTACCGCCGCCGCCGCGAGCTGCTGCTCGCCCGGCTCGGCCCCGGGCCCGGCCAGCCGCTGCCCGGCGTCGCCCTGCCCGGGGTGGCCGCCGGGCTGCGCGCGCTCCTCCTGCTCCCGGAGGCGGGCCCGGCGGAAGGGGAGCTGCTGGCCGAGTGCGAGCGCAGGGGCATCGCGCTGCGCGCCGCCTCCCCGCTCTGGCGCGGCGACGGCCCCGGCGGCCTGCTCGTCGGGTACGCCGCCCCGTCCGAACGCGCCTACCCGCGCGCCCTCGAAGCCCTGGCCGGAGCACTCGCCGGAACCTGA
- a CDS encoding metallophosphoesterase, whose translation MIVIAHLSDIHIGATPQSADRATSVMRYLDALPADLDAVLVTGDIADHGLPEEYEEARKLLSSRHPVLVGPGNHDVREQFRRVLLGDPRGGEGPINQVLRTDRAVYAMCDSSIPGEDAGHLDGETLAWLDDVLAGADRPVFVAFHHPPALLHSPVIDGIRLHRPEPLEELLGRHPGVPAVLVGHAHTGAVTTFAGRPLLAAPGVVSTLKLPWEGGTSFANCVDYDLPPAVAFHVLDDTGRMTTHYRVVA comes from the coding sequence ATGATCGTGATCGCTCACCTGAGCGACATCCACATCGGCGCGACGCCCCAGAGCGCCGACCGTGCCACCTCCGTCATGCGCTACCTCGACGCGCTCCCCGCCGACCTCGACGCCGTGCTCGTCACCGGCGACATCGCCGACCACGGGCTCCCCGAGGAGTACGAGGAGGCGCGCAAGCTGCTCTCCTCCCGCCACCCCGTCCTGGTCGGCCCGGGCAACCACGACGTGCGCGAGCAGTTCCGCCGCGTCCTGCTGGGTGACCCGCGCGGCGGCGAGGGGCCGATCAACCAGGTCCTGCGCACGGACAGGGCCGTCTACGCCATGTGCGACTCCTCCATCCCCGGCGAAGACGCGGGGCACCTGGACGGCGAGACGCTGGCCTGGCTGGACGACGTGCTCGCGGGCGCGGACCGGCCGGTGTTCGTGGCCTTCCACCACCCGCCGGCCCTGCTGCACAGCCCGGTGATCGACGGCATCCGGCTGCACCGGCCCGAGCCTCTGGAAGAGCTGCTCGGGCGGCATCCGGGCGTGCCCGCCGTGCTGGTCGGCCACGCCCACACGGGCGCCGTCACCACCTTCGCCGGCCGCCCGCTGCTGGCCGCCCCCGGCGTGGTGTCCACGCTGAAGCTGCCGTGGGAGGGCGGCACGTCGTTCGCCAACTGCGTGGACTACGACCTCCCGCCGGCGGTCGCGTTCCACGTGCTCGACGACACGGGCCGGATGACCACGCACTACCGGGTCGTCGCGTAG
- a CDS encoding DUF4236 domain-containing protein produces MGWHYRKTIKVGPFRIDLSRRGVGHSFGNRRFHVTTTPDGRRHVSVRLPGGFHVGKSFGGRRHHGHY; encoded by the coding sequence ATGGGCTGGCACTACCGCAAGACCATCAAGGTGGGCCCGTTCCGGATCGACCTGTCACGTCGCGGCGTCGGCCACAGCTTCGGCAACCGCCGCTTCCACGTCACGACCACTCCCGACGGCCGCCGCCACGTCTCCGTGCGTCTGCCCGGCGGCTTCCACGTCGGCAAGTCGTTCGGCGGCCGGCGCCACCACGGACATTACTGA